The Pelmatolapia mariae isolate MD_Pm_ZW linkage group LG10_11, Pm_UMD_F_2, whole genome shotgun sequence genome includes a region encoding these proteins:
- the LOC134636433 gene encoding histone H2B 1/2: MPEPAKSAPKKGSKKAVTKTAGKGGKKKRKTRKESYAIYVYKVLKQVHPDTGISSKAMSIMNSFVNDIFERIAAEASRLAHYNKRSTITSREIQTAVRLLLPGELAKHAVSEGTKAVTKYTSSK; encoded by the coding sequence atgcctGAACCCGCCAAGTCTGCGCCCAAGAAGGGCTCCAAGAAAGCCGTGACTAAAACCGCCGGCAAGGGCGgcaagaagaagagaaagaccAGGAAGGAGAGCTACGCCATCTACGTTTACAAGGTGCTGAAGCAGGTGCACCCCGACACCGGCATCTCCTCCAAGGCCATGAGCATCATGAACTCGTTCGTCAACGACATCTTCGAGCGCATCGCCGCTGAGGCCTCCCGCCTGGCTCACTACAACAAGCGCTCCACCATCACCTCCAGGGAGATCCAGACCGCCGTGCGCCTCCTGCTGCCCGGTGAGCTGGCCAAGCACGCCGTGTCCGAGGGCACCAAGGCCGTGACCAAGTACACCAGCTCCAAGTAA
- the LOC134637075 gene encoding histone H4 gives MSGRGKGGKGLGKGGAKRHRKVLRDNIQGITKPAIRRLARRGGVKRISGLIYEETRGVLKVFLENVIRDAVTYTEHAKRKTVTAMDVVYALKRQGRTLYGFGG, from the coding sequence ATGAGTGGAAGGGGCAAGGGTGGCAAAGGACTCGGAAAGGGAGGCGCCAAGCGTCACCGTAAAGTTCTCCGCGATAACATCCAGGGAATCACCAAACCCGCCATCCGTCGTCTTGCTCGCCGTGGCGGAGTGAAGCGTATCTCGGGTCTGATCTACGAGGAGACCCGCGGTGTGCTGAAGGTGTTCCTGGAGAACGTGATCCGTGACGCCGTCACTTATACCGAGCACGCCAAGAGGAAGACCGTGACCGCTATGGACGTGGTGTACGCTCTGAAGAGACAGGGCCGCACTCTGTACGGCTTTGGCGGTTAA
- the LOC134636248 gene encoding histone H2A-like codes for MSGRGKTGKAKAKPKTRSSRAGLQFPVGRVHRLLRKGNYAERVGAGAPVYLAAVLEYLTAEILELAGNAARDNKKTRIIPRHLQLAVRNDEELNKLLGGVTIAQGGVLPNIQAVLLPKKTEKAK; via the coding sequence atgtCTGGACGTGGAAAAACCGGAAAAGCGAAGGCAAAGCCGAAAACTCGGTCTAGCCGCGCTGGGCTGCAGTTTCCTGTTGGTCGTGTCCACAGGCTGTTGAGGAAGGGTAACTATGCTGAGCGTGTTGGTGCCGGCGCCCCGGTGTACCTCGCGGCCGTGCTGGAGTATCTGACCGCTGAGATCCTAGAGCTCGCTGGGAACGCCGCCCGTGACAACAAGAAGACCAGGATCATCCCCCGCCACCTGCAGCTGGCCGTCCGCAACGACGAGGAGCTGAACAAGCTTCTGGGCGGAGTGACGATCGCTCAGGGCGGCGTGCTGCCCAACATCCAGGCCGTGCTGCTGCCCAAGAAGACTGAGAAAGCTAAATAA
- the LOC134636512 gene encoding histone H2B 1/2: MPEPAKSAPKKGSKKAVTKTAGKGGKKKRKTRKESYAIYVYKVLKQVHPDTGISSKAMSIMNSFVNDIFERIAAEASRLAHYNKRSTITSREIQTAVRLLLPGELAKHAVSEGTKAVTKYTSSK; the protein is encoded by the coding sequence atgcccGAACCCGCCAAGTCCGCGCCCAAGAAGGGCTCCAAGAAAGCCGTGACTAAAACCGCCGGCAAGGGCGgcaagaagaagagaaagaccAGGAAGGAGAGCTACGCCATCTACGTTTACAAGGTGCTGAAGCAGGTGCACCCCGACACCGGCATCTCCTCCAAGGCCATGAGCATCATGAACTCGTTCGTCAACGACATCTTCGAGCGCATCGCCGCTGAGGCCTCCCGCCTGGCTCACTACAACAAGCGCTCCACCATCACCTCCAGGGAGATCCAGACCGCCGTGCGCCTCCTGCTGCCCGGTGAGCTGGCCAAGCACGCCGTGTCCGAGGGCACCAAGGCCGTGACCAAGTACACTAGCTCCAAGTAA
- the LOC134636419 gene encoding histone H1-like gives MAEVAPAPAAAPAKPAKKKASKPKKTGPSVSDQILKVVTASKERKGVSLAALKKALAAGGYDVEKNNARVKIAIKSLVSKGTLVQTKGTGASGSFKLGKKTTEPKAKKPAKKAAPKAKKPAAAKKPAAAKKVKAAKKPAAAKKSPKKAKKPAAAKKPAKKAAKSPKKAAKSPKKVVKKAPAAKKSPAKKAAKPKAKKTAAKKK, from the coding sequence ATGGCAGAAGTAGCACCAGCGCCAGCCGCCGCTCCCGCTAAACCAGCGAAGAAAAAGGCTTCCAAGCCCAAGAAGACCGGCCCTAGCGTCAGCGACCAAATCCTTAAAGTAGTGACCGCTTCCAAAGAAAGGAAAGGCGTGTCACTGGCTGCCCTGAAGAAAGCTCTAGCTGCAGGAGGATATGATGTGGAGAAGAACAACGCCCGCGTTAAGATCGCCATCAAAAGCCTGGTTTCTAAGGGCACCCTGGTTCAGACTAAGGGCACCGGCGCTTCTGGTTCTTTTAAGCTAGGCAAGAAAACCACTGAGCCCAAGGCTAAGAAGCCAGCGAAGAAAGCCGCTCCTAAAGCCAAGAAGCCCGCCGCTGCCAAAAAACCTGCGGCAGCGAAGAAGGTTAAGGCAGCAAAGAAGCCCGCAGCCGCAAAGAAGTCTCCCAAGAAGGCTAAGAAACCAGCTGCTGCCAAGAAGCCCGCAAAGAAAGCCGCGAAGAGCCCGAAGAAGGCCGCTAAAAGCCCGAAGAAGGTGGTCAAGAAGGCGCCCGCAGCTAAGAAATCCCCGGCAAAAAAGGCTGCCAAGCCTAAAGCCAAAAAGACCGCAGCCAAGAAGAAGTAA